From the genome of Carcharodon carcharias isolate sCarCar2 chromosome 34, sCarCar2.pri, whole genome shotgun sequence, one region includes:
- the med29 gene encoding mediator of RNA polymerase II transcription subunit 29 has protein sequence MAAPLNQQQQQQQQLAAQAQAQAQAQAQVQVQQQQQQLVQAQQLAAAQAQAGQPALPQQQQQQAQQQDDPVAKFKLLIPQLKDSLQNLMRIAALNLSQNTTIDNGQKSNDTALQRFDKSLEEFYALCDQVELCLRLAFECLSQSIDSCKHSPNLVPTATKPDTVQTESQSYTQYLSMIKSQISCAKDIHNALLECSKRIASKGQI, from the exons ATGGCGGCGCCGCtcaaccagcaacaacaacaacagcaacaactggcggcccaggcccaggcccaggcccaggcTCAGGCTCAGGTTCAggtccagcaacagcagcagcagctcgtCCAGGCCCAGCAGCTGGCCGCAGCTCAGGCCCAGGCCGGTCAGCCGGCGTtgccacagcaacaacaacaacaggcCCAGCAACAGGACGACCCTGTGGCCAAATTCAAACTCCTGATCCCGCAGCTGAAGGACTCTCTTCAG AATCTCATGAGGATTGCAGCCCTGAACTTGTCCCAAAACACAACCATAGACAACGGACA GAAGAGCAATGACACAGCACTGCAGCGGTTTGATAAAAGCTTAGAAGAGTTTTACGCCCTCTGTGATCAGGTGGAGTTGTGCCTG AGACTGGCTTTTGAATGTCTTTCCCAGAGCATCGACAGTTGCAAACACTCGCCTAACCTGGTTCCCACTGCAACCAAGCCAGACACCGTGCAGACAGAGAGCCAGTCGTACACTCAGTACCTCAGTATGATCAAGTCGCAGATCTCCTGTGCCAAGGACATTCATAATGCCCTCCTGGAATGCTCAAAGAGGATTGCCAGCAAGGGGCAGATCTGA